In Paraflavitalea devenefica, a single window of DNA contains:
- a CDS encoding RagB/SusD family nutrient uptake outer membrane protein, translating to MKRNLSIYSILLLFVCILTGSSCKKILEQTPRNAPYDEVFWQTGRDYSSAIAGNYALLRKTLTDKNNRYYMYGDAIAKNYFTIDYTGDGLEGIQNGDFTFKYNVTSLADWTLFYKTITMSNLILAKLNKSTDADFSDVDGDIQKFKNKIKGQALFIRALTYFQMTKVWGDVPLVIESYSDPLTAPHLPRTPAADVLKQIEKDGKEAAALLDWGYTEKSERAVTANRGSVYALLTHLYLWRATMTNVNSNIPNAEDVNSADTTLTKLLAQGGYSYTDTSNYYMTFIGRNNTTTSSEGIFQLYMDDRTQEGSNAHIGLEFLRGEEYVAYFGNNARFWVPTAYFNNNYRFWYWNPNAGTSGEWQQVVDTLDLRYRKNFDYVHSNEPMCRKYSNVVYRNPGQHLDAYLSNDMVIFRYSDMKLLQAEIALYKNDLATAIQVINDFRDRNGADPYVYNRVDNSYTRDDLMYEYIKERGKELYVEGHIFYDLLRTRQYPNFVDWLTEDRFAKKGFYWPINPGLFKENRFLVQTSYWLGKI from the coding sequence ATGAAACGCAACTTATCAATATATAGCATCCTGCTCCTGTTTGTATGTATCCTGACAGGCAGTTCGTGCAAAAAGATACTGGAACAAACACCCAGGAACGCTCCCTATGACGAAGTGTTCTGGCAAACGGGCCGTGATTATTCAAGCGCCATCGCAGGCAATTATGCCCTTTTAAGGAAAACCCTTACCGATAAAAACAACCGTTACTATATGTACGGTGATGCCATTGCCAAGAATTACTTTACCATTGATTATACCGGCGATGGACTGGAAGGCATCCAGAATGGAGACTTCACCTTTAAATACAATGTGACCAGTCTGGCCGACTGGACACTGTTTTACAAGACCATCACCATGAGCAATCTTATCCTTGCTAAGCTCAATAAGTCGACCGATGCAGACTTCAGTGATGTGGACGGAGATATCCAGAAGTTTAAGAACAAAATAAAAGGACAAGCGCTCTTTATCCGGGCCCTTACCTACTTTCAAATGACAAAAGTATGGGGCGACGTACCCCTGGTGATCGAATCTTATTCCGATCCCCTTACAGCGCCTCACCTTCCCCGCACACCGGCAGCAGACGTACTGAAGCAGATAGAAAAAGATGGTAAAGAAGCAGCCGCATTGCTAGACTGGGGCTACACTGAAAAATCAGAAAGAGCCGTAACCGCCAACAGGGGCTCTGTTTACGCCCTGCTCACCCACCTGTACCTGTGGCGCGCCACCATGACCAATGTCAACTCCAATATCCCCAATGCAGAGGACGTGAACAGTGCAGATACCACGCTTACTAAGTTACTGGCGCAGGGAGGTTATTCCTACACCGATACATCCAATTATTACATGACCTTTATCGGTCGCAACAATACCACCACCTCTTCCGAAGGCATCTTCCAATTGTATATGGACGACAGAACACAGGAAGGCTCTAACGCGCATATTGGCCTGGAGTTTCTGCGTGGTGAAGAATATGTAGCCTATTTTGGTAACAATGCCCGTTTTTGGGTACCCACTGCCTATTTCAATAATAATTACAGGTTTTGGTATTGGAATCCCAATGCAGGTACTTCGGGCGAATGGCAACAGGTTGTAGACACCTTAGATTTACGCTACCGTAAAAATTTTGATTACGTTCACAGCAATGAGCCCATGTGCCGCAAGTATAGCAATGTGGTGTACCGCAATCCCGGCCAGCACCTCGATGCGTACCTCAGCAATGACATGGTCATTTTCCGCTACTCAGATATGAAATTATTACAGGCTGAAATAGCCCTTTATAAAAATGACCTTGCTACTGCTATACAGGTGATCAACGATTTCCGTGACAGGAATGGCGCCGATCCTTATGTTTATAACCGGGTGGATAACAGCTATACCCGTGATGACCTGATGTATGAATATATAAAGGAAAGAGGAAAGGAATTATATGTGGAAGGCCATATCTTCTACGACCTGCTCAGGACAAGGCAATATCCCAACTTTGTTGACTGGCTTACAGAAGACAGGTTTGCCAAGAAAGGTTTTTACTGGCCGATAAACCCTGGCCTCTTCAAAGAAAACAGGTTCCTCGTACAAACATCTTATTGGCTCGGCAAGATCTAA
- a CDS encoding DUF5007 domain-containing protein, producing the protein MRKIITSLLVAIIIIAGCKKIQEGFLSDTMRYIDKNVYCLRGMPLVQSQPINIDGSTPPITFEMQNLRTESDGKPAPKEFFEKYDVLMFKPGMTFDINTDTTVAELDKKREWRKVPPMEFNTVSGQISFNRGSVNIPQGKYTFDLKATNVKGTKVFPAFATINIVNPLPEDIFVQEDNVANAFHDVTGAVTAQKNPKLTFTKVSNDGARIILKLTDKNGKPFNPKAGEIIRRGDRPTFENYARFNPVVFTDTAMICDFEVAPFPLARYVTPTTDWGHLIYYRIPSQFVNIDGFTPAMYSVNPRFAFSLKMEGTYIIELRFTDVTKTN; encoded by the coding sequence ATGAGAAAAATAATAACCTCACTACTGGTCGCTATCATTATCATCGCCGGTTGTAAAAAAATACAGGAAGGCTTCCTCAGCGATACCATGCGCTATATTGACAAAAACGTCTACTGCCTGCGTGGCATGCCCCTGGTTCAATCCCAGCCCATCAACATTGATGGCTCCACCCCACCCATCACCTTTGAAATGCAAAACCTGCGCACTGAAAGCGACGGCAAACCTGCACCAAAGGAATTTTTTGAGAAATATGATGTGCTGATGTTCAAACCAGGTATGACATTTGACATCAATACAGATACTACAGTAGCCGAACTCGACAAAAAGCGGGAATGGAGAAAGGTTCCTCCGATGGAGTTTAATACCGTTAGCGGACAGATCAGCTTCAACCGCGGATCTGTGAATATCCCCCAGGGTAAATATACTTTTGACCTGAAGGCCACCAATGTAAAAGGTACCAAAGTATTCCCGGCATTCGCTACGATCAATATTGTAAACCCCCTTCCGGAAGACATCTTTGTGCAGGAAGACAATGTAGCCAATGCCTTTCACGATGTAACCGGTGCAGTAACGGCCCAGAAAAACCCCAAGCTCACCTTCACCAAGGTATCCAATGACGGCGCCAGGATCATCCTGAAGCTGACCGACAAGAACGGCAAGCCTTTCAATCCCAAAGCTGGCGAGATCATCAGGCGCGGCGACCGCCCCACTTTTGAGAACTATGCCCGTTTTAATCCCGTTGTCTTTACCGATACCGCCATGATCTGTGATTTTGAGGTAGCGCCTTTCCCGCTGGCCAGGTATGTAACACCTACTACCGACTGGGGGCACCTGATCTATTACCGCATTCCCAGCCAGTTTGTCAACATAGATGGTTTTACACCGGCCATGTATTCCGTTAACCCCCGTTTTGCTTTTTCCCTGAAAATGGAAGGCACTTATATCATAGAGCTGCGGTTCACCGATGTGACCAAAACCAATTAA
- a CDS encoding polysaccharide biosynthesis/export family protein, whose amino-acid sequence MTRLSLSYPLVLLLCTIMLASSCGTNKNIPYFKDIPDSLYGSPKSIPSFAFKDPLIQANDILQISILTLDPQVNNILTAANSTSYAVQPGSANLPATASAVTGFLVDKNGMVELPVIGKIQVAGLTTAVARDTIHNKVAAFYKDPVVNVRFANFNITVLGEVARPATYVVPSEKVSILDAIGMAGDLTIFGKRENVLLIRDSMGAKQVVRFDLNSSSTLLSPYFYLRQGDVVYVEPNKSKVASTDAVRTRNLTLAASGISLLIVILTRL is encoded by the coding sequence ATGACCCGGTTAAGTCTATCCTATCCTTTAGTACTATTATTATGTACCATCATGCTGGCCAGCTCCTGTGGCACGAATAAGAATATCCCCTACTTTAAGGACATTCCGGATTCCCTGTACGGGTCGCCCAAAAGCATTCCCAGTTTTGCTTTTAAAGATCCGCTCATCCAGGCCAATGATATCCTGCAGATCTCTATACTAACCCTCGATCCGCAGGTCAACAATATCCTCACTGCCGCCAACAGTACTTCCTATGCCGTACAGCCCGGCAGCGCCAACCTGCCGGCCACAGCCAGTGCTGTAACCGGCTTCCTCGTAGATAAGAACGGCATGGTAGAACTTCCTGTCATTGGGAAGATCCAGGTAGCAGGCCTTACCACCGCCGTCGCCAGGGATACTATTCACAACAAAGTGGCTGCCTTCTATAAAGACCCGGTGGTGAATGTGCGCTTTGCCAATTTCAACATCACGGTACTGGGTGAAGTAGCCCGGCCGGCCACTTACGTAGTGCCCAGCGAAAAAGTAAGCATCCTCGATGCCATCGGCATGGCAGGCGACCTCACCATCTTCGGAAAAAGGGAAAATGTTTTATTGATCCGGGATTCCATGGGCGCCAAACAGGTAGTGCGTTTTGACCTCAACTCTTCTTCCACCCTCTTATCGCCTTACTTCTACCTGCGGCAGGGCGATGTAGTATATGTGGAACCCAATAAATCAAAAGTGGCTTCTACCGATGCAGTAAGAACAAGGAACCTGACACTGGCCGCTTCCGGTATTTCATTATTGATCGTTATCCTCACCCGTTTATAA
- a CDS encoding GumC family protein, producing the protein MQTTLPYKPINNEEQEAEQGTLFFRKIVTKFFGLWPWMIISVAVCVGLAFVYLKLSFPAYRIHASVLVQDDKKSTNFGEAGLLEDFGLLGKSTVDNEAEIFKSRALMEEVVKKLQLNTKYFVSGKVKTTEIYHTSPVTLRFLKVLQDTSFAPAQYQLRFSKSSVTNFTLSAGEQKYTGRLGDTLHLPEGDAVVTPGPGFAKWQADLPLTITITPLDNVVQQYMAAMKVEIPNKQVSVIYLTLNSSIPNKGEAILNALISAYMQANVNDKNRIADSTMKFIADRLRLVTGELSGIEKDIERFKTDNKLTDLAAQSNLLLQNTSEYARQQTTQEVQLSVVQALEQFLSNNMNNERVVPSSLVMQDANFIALVQRYNEMQLQRDKTLMSLTPNHPTVVTMNEQLRNLRTELLSSISSVRKGIEISVAELQKRTSGFEGQISKVPAKERAFLDFSRQQAIKQELYLFLLKKMEETAISKSATIANARIIDEAKADGSPFSPKRGLIALSGLLAGLILPFLFSFGKDLLNNKVDTTESISALTHAPILGEIGHNSEKSAVVISMKSRQLIAEQFRSLRTNIKFLLPSPNQKTILVTSSMSGEGKSFLSINLCATLALAGKKVILLELDLRKPKITENLHLQKQGFTNYMIAADDDWRPWIQPSGTAENFDVLSSGPLPPNPTELLMLPRMTSFFNELKECYDYIVIDSPPAGMVTDAEIMASFADATFYIVRHRLTYKQQISLIEKFYRKNSMPKINIIINDVQYKKTAYGYGYGYGYGYGYGLYEETPAKKNGKKIHHRLMKK; encoded by the coding sequence ATGCAAACGACCTTACCATATAAACCTATCAATAACGAAGAGCAGGAAGCCGAACAAGGCACCCTCTTTTTCAGGAAGATCGTCACCAAATTCTTTGGCCTGTGGCCCTGGATGATCATATCGGTAGCGGTGTGCGTGGGACTTGCTTTTGTATACCTGAAACTATCTTTCCCCGCCTACCGTATACACGCTTCTGTACTGGTGCAGGACGATAAAAAGAGCACCAACTTCGGAGAAGCCGGCCTGCTGGAAGATTTTGGCCTGTTGGGCAAAAGCACCGTAGACAATGAAGCAGAAATATTCAAAAGCAGGGCGCTCATGGAAGAAGTGGTCAAAAAGCTGCAACTGAATACCAAATACTTTGTATCCGGGAAAGTAAAAACCACAGAGATCTACCATACCAGCCCGGTGACCCTCCGGTTCCTTAAAGTCCTGCAGGATACCTCATTCGCTCCCGCGCAATACCAGTTGAGGTTCAGCAAAAGTAGCGTTACCAATTTCACCTTGTCTGCCGGGGAACAAAAATATACAGGCCGCCTGGGCGATACCCTGCACCTTCCGGAAGGAGATGCTGTCGTAACACCAGGCCCCGGTTTTGCCAAATGGCAGGCCGACCTGCCGCTGACCATTACCATCACGCCCCTCGATAATGTAGTACAGCAGTACATGGCCGCTATGAAAGTAGAGATCCCCAACAAGCAGGTAAGCGTGATCTACCTTACCCTCAACAGCAGCATACCCAATAAAGGGGAAGCCATTCTCAATGCCCTCATCAGCGCCTACATGCAGGCCAATGTGAATGATAAGAACAGGATTGCCGACAGTACCATGAAGTTTATTGCCGACCGGTTAAGACTGGTTACCGGTGAACTATCGGGTATTGAAAAGGACATCGAAAGATTTAAAACAGATAATAAACTCACCGACCTCGCTGCACAATCCAACCTGCTGCTGCAGAATACCAGTGAATATGCCCGCCAGCAAACAACCCAGGAAGTACAGCTATCCGTGGTGCAGGCACTGGAACAGTTCCTCAGCAACAACATGAACAATGAGCGGGTGGTGCCTTCTTCGCTCGTTATGCAGGATGCCAACTTCATTGCATTGGTACAACGGTACAATGAAATGCAGTTGCAACGCGATAAAACCTTAATGAGCCTTACCCCTAACCACCCTACCGTAGTGACCATGAACGAGCAGTTGCGCAACCTGCGTACTGAACTGCTCAGTAGCATTTCATCTGTAAGAAAAGGTATTGAGATCAGTGTGGCCGAATTGCAAAAACGTACTTCGGGATTTGAAGGACAGATCAGCAAGGTACCGGCCAAAGAACGGGCCTTCCTCGATTTCTCCCGCCAGCAGGCTATCAAGCAGGAACTGTATTTATTCCTGCTGAAGAAAATGGAGGAAACCGCCATTTCCAAATCAGCCACCATCGCCAATGCCCGGATCATTGATGAGGCCAAGGCCGATGGTTCCCCCTTCAGTCCCAAGCGGGGGCTTATTGCCTTATCGGGATTATTGGCCGGTCTCATATTACCTTTCCTGTTCAGCTTTGGAAAAGACCTGCTGAACAATAAAGTAGATACTACGGAAAGCATCAGCGCCCTTACCCATGCACCCATACTGGGAGAAATAGGGCACAACAGTGAAAAGTCGGCAGTGGTCATCTCCATGAAATCCCGGCAGCTCATTGCAGAGCAGTTCCGCTCTTTGCGTACCAATATCAAATTCCTGCTGCCCTCCCCTAACCAGAAAACCATCCTGGTCACTTCCAGCATGAGTGGTGAGGGCAAATCATTCCTGTCTATCAACCTCTGTGCTACCCTGGCGCTGGCCGGCAAGAAAGTGATCCTGCTGGAGCTTGACCTGCGCAAACCCAAGATCACCGAAAACCTGCACCTGCAAAAGCAGGGCTTCACCAACTATATGATCGCGGCCGATGATGACTGGCGCCCATGGATCCAGCCTTCCGGCACAGCGGAAAATTTTGATGTATTGTCATCAGGCCCCTTACCTCCTAACCCAACTGAATTGCTCATGTTGCCGAGGATGACCTCCTTCTTCAATGAGCTCAAGGAATGCTATGATTACATCGTCATTGATAGTCCGCCTGCCGGCATGGTAACCGATGCAGAGATCATGGCCTCCTTTGCCGATGCGACCTTCTATATCGTACGGCACAGGCTTACTTATAAACAACAGATCTCCCTCATTGAAAAATTCTACCGGAAAAATTCAATGCCGAAGATCAACATCATTATCAATGACGTACAATATAAGAAAACGGCGTATGGATACGGGTACGGCTATGGATATGGCTATGGGTACGGTTTATATGAAGAAACCCCGGCCAAAAAGAATGGGAAGAAGATCCACCATCGTTTAATGAAAAAATAA
- a CDS encoding NAD-dependent epimerase has product MKILVTGSAGFIGYHLTNVLLKKGIEVVGIDNINDYYDPALKYARLESAGIHPPAIEWHKPVVSRTQKGYSFIRMNLEDKEQLMQLCKDQQFDALVNLAAQAGVRYSIQNPDAYVQSNIVGFLNVLEACRHHRINHLVYASSSSVYGLNESMPFSVRHNVDHPVSLYAASKKANELMAHTYSHLYNIPTTGLRFFTVYGPWGRPDMAYFLFADAIKKGHPIKVFNHGKMKRDFTYVDDIVNGIVGVINRPASANDNWTGKKPDPSTSSAPYRVFNIGNNNPVELMSFINEIEKNMGREAIKEMIDIQDGDVPATWADVDDLTQYCNYQPSTPIDKGIRTFIEWHKAYYQHV; this is encoded by the coding sequence ATGAAAATCCTTGTTACCGGTAGCGCAGGTTTTATAGGCTATCATTTGACCAATGTACTATTGAAAAAAGGCATTGAGGTAGTAGGCATAGACAATATCAATGATTATTATGACCCTGCCTTGAAATATGCCCGGCTGGAATCCGCCGGCATTCATCCGCCTGCTATCGAATGGCATAAGCCGGTGGTAAGCCGCACACAAAAAGGGTATTCATTCATCCGGATGAACCTGGAAGACAAGGAGCAACTGATGCAGTTGTGCAAGGACCAGCAGTTTGATGCGCTGGTTAACCTGGCTGCCCAGGCCGGTGTTCGCTATTCCATCCAAAATCCCGACGCTTACGTTCAATCCAATATTGTAGGTTTCCTCAACGTACTGGAAGCCTGCCGCCATCACCGCATCAATCACCTGGTATATGCCAGTTCGTCCAGCGTGTATGGCCTGAATGAATCCATGCCTTTCTCCGTACGGCACAATGTAGACCATCCCGTATCATTGTATGCCGCCAGCAAAAAAGCCAATGAGCTGATGGCGCATACCTATAGCCATTTATACAATATACCCACCACGGGCCTGCGCTTCTTTACGGTGTATGGCCCCTGGGGGCGGCCCGACATGGCCTATTTCCTCTTTGCAGATGCCATCAAAAAAGGTCATCCCATTAAAGTCTTCAATCATGGTAAAATGAAGCGCGACTTTACCTATGTGGATGATATTGTAAACGGCATCGTGGGCGTGATCAACCGTCCCGCTTCGGCCAATGACAACTGGACCGGCAAAAAACCAGATCCCTCTACTTCCTCTGCTCCCTACCGTGTATTCAACATTGGCAATAACAACCCGGTAGAGCTCATGTCGTTCATCAATGAAATAGAAAAGAACATGGGCAGGGAAGCCATCAAGGAAATGATTGATATACAGGACGGCGATGTACCGGCTACCTGGGCCGATGTGGACGACCTCACGCAGTATTGCAACTATCAGCCCAGTACGCCTATTGACAAAGGCATCCGCACTTTTATAGAATGGCACAAAGCATACTACCAACACGTTTAA
- a CDS encoding UDP-N-acetylglucosamine 1-carboxyvinyltransferase, with product MKHNEVLKVKKATLNGKVRISGAKNSALRLLAASLLTDETIELFNFPNGLLDIKVHLEMLKVLGKEYQASGDYVRITENDSATTTTLKWDERSIRNTLLILGALTARFGEGRVPLPGGCKLGERKYDLHVMLLERLGAKVWEEEGYLCAKSPGRLKGNDIFLPMRSTGATENSIIAGSLAEGTTTVWNPHIRPEILDLINMLGKMGAKIKVYGQKCIVIEGAKKLNGVSHSVIPDNMEALTWAIGSVITHGDVEIQNFPLEHLEVPLIFLKESGMKIFQGADSIIVKDGQAYPVEISTGPYPGINSDMQPLFAVYGARSRGESKIVDLRFPGRYGYAEELQKMGLNYTVEGDMLVINGGQSFTGATVNALDLRAGIALLLAGLTAEEGETIIENSWQIERGYENLHTKLKGLIG from the coding sequence ATGAAGCACAATGAAGTATTAAAAGTTAAGAAAGCTACCCTGAATGGTAAAGTACGTATTAGCGGCGCCAAGAACAGTGCACTGCGGTTACTGGCAGCCTCTCTTCTTACCGATGAAACAATAGAACTGTTCAACTTCCCCAATGGTTTGTTGGATATCAAAGTACACCTGGAAATGCTGAAAGTGCTGGGCAAAGAATACCAGGCCAGCGGTGATTATGTAAGGATCACAGAGAATGATTCCGCCACTACTACTACCCTCAAATGGGACGAACGTTCCATCCGCAATACATTGCTCATCCTGGGCGCGCTCACTGCCCGCTTTGGCGAAGGCCGCGTGCCTTTACCCGGTGGTTGCAAACTGGGCGAAAGGAAATATGACCTGCACGTGATGCTGCTGGAAAGGCTGGGCGCCAAGGTATGGGAAGAAGAAGGTTACCTCTGCGCCAAATCACCCGGCCGGTTAAAGGGTAACGATATCTTTTTACCCATGCGTTCTACCGGCGCTACAGAGAACAGCATTATTGCCGGCAGCCTGGCCGAAGGCACTACTACGGTATGGAATCCCCATATCCGCCCGGAGATCCTTGACCTCATTAACATGCTGGGCAAAATGGGCGCAAAGATCAAAGTATACGGTCAGAAATGCATTGTTATAGAAGGCGCCAAAAAATTGAATGGCGTAAGCCACTCCGTGATACCCGATAATATGGAAGCCCTTACCTGGGCCATCGGCTCTGTTATCACCCATGGCGATGTGGAAATACAGAACTTCCCGCTGGAACACCTGGAAGTACCCCTGATCTTCCTGAAAGAAAGCGGCATGAAGATATTCCAGGGCGCCGACTCCATCATTGTAAAGGATGGCCAGGCCTACCCGGTGGAGATCAGTACAGGTCCCTATCCCGGCATCAACTCCGATATGCAACCACTGTTTGCTGTATACGGCGCCCGGTCAAGAGGCGAATCAAAGATCGTTGACCTTCGTTTTCCAGGCCGCTATGGCTATGCGGAAGAGCTGCAGAAAATGGGCCTCAACTACACCGTAGAAGGCGATATGCTGGTGATCAATGGCGGGCAAAGCTTTACAGGCGCTACCGTCAACGCGCTCGACCTGCGCGCAGGCATTGCCCTCCTGCTCGCCGGATTGACAGCAGAAGAAGGGGAAACTATTATAGAAAACTCCTGGCAAATAGAAAGAGGTTATGAGAACCTGCATACCAAACTTAAAGGACTGATAGGATAG
- a CDS encoding serine O-acetyltransferase, whose translation MRFAELIHIIKADLRHHGARSLLKSVDVYLFNPSFRLVLNYRVGRYLYLGNKLFKFLSRYYAYRQVTKRGCQISFRSVIGNNIYFPHPIGIVIGDHVVIGNQVKIWQQVTLGSHGREGEPLSYPVIKDEVKLFAGAKIFGSIVLESKAVVGANAVVNKDVPAGRIAVGIPAVIK comes from the coding sequence ATGCGTTTTGCAGAACTGATACATATCATTAAGGCCGATCTCAGGCACCACGGCGCCCGCTCTTTGTTGAAAAGTGTGGACGTGTACCTGTTCAACCCTTCTTTCCGGCTGGTGCTTAACTACCGGGTAGGCAGGTATCTCTACCTGGGCAACAAGCTCTTCAAATTCCTGTCGCGGTACTATGCTTACCGGCAGGTGACCAAAAGAGGTTGCCAGATATCTTTCCGGTCTGTCATCGGCAACAATATCTACTTCCCCCATCCCATCGGTATTGTGATTGGTGACCATGTGGTGATCGGCAACCAGGTAAAGATATGGCAGCAGGTAACACTGGGCTCCCATGGCCGGGAAGGAGAACCCTTAAGCTATCCTGTTATTAAAGATGAGGTGAAGCTGTTTGCCGGCGCCAAAATATTTGGTTCCATCGTACTGGAAAGCAAAGCCGTGGTAGGCGCCAATGCAGTCGTTAATAAAGATGTACCGGCCGGAAGGATCGCAGTAGGCATTCCGGCTGTCATAAAATAA
- a CDS encoding oligosaccharide flippase family protein, with the protein MSAFVKDLFSVLKSRVTVIAAGIITSIITARYLGPVGDGIIAILTVYPDLLLGVGSLGIRQSTTYFIGQKKYDEKSIVASILYIWMFSTAFCVILCYILLKYFTKGDYSNWLIFLAIIAIPFSLFNTYASGVFLGKNNIRDFNQVNWVPNVVKLIGTYALIALIPMSVQGAMIGIVAGYFFLSFLVFRKLGKMVPLQLSYHAPIVKGLLKLGIIYAVSFLIISLNYKIDVMLLRQFSTEYEVGIYTKGVSVVQYLWEIPTLLSTIIFARSATAQDPKEFSHKVAMLLRICAVVILVFSVVFYFLSSFIMVTLYGESFYPSSIVQKLLLPGILLLTVFKVLNMDLAGKGKPWIAIKAMIPSLILNIILNCLLNAQYGSNGAAFATTVSYALSAVLFLHFYSKEVGIPVKEILGYKKEDIAILTGQFNKLIKRASL; encoded by the coding sequence GTGAGCGCATTTGTAAAAGATCTGTTCAGTGTGTTGAAAAGCAGGGTAACGGTTATCGCTGCGGGTATCATCACCAGCATCATTACCGCCCGTTACCTGGGCCCGGTAGGTGATGGGATCATCGCCATCCTTACCGTGTATCCCGACCTGCTGCTGGGTGTAGGCTCGCTTGGTATCCGCCAGTCTACCACCTACTTCATTGGTCAGAAAAAGTATGATGAGAAAAGCATTGTGGCCTCTATCCTTTATATCTGGATGTTCAGCACCGCTTTTTGCGTTATCCTTTGTTACATCCTGTTAAAATACTTTACCAAGGGCGATTACAGCAACTGGCTCATCTTCCTGGCTATTATTGCGATTCCCTTTTCCCTGTTCAATACCTATGCCTCCGGCGTATTCCTGGGCAAAAACAATATCCGCGACTTTAACCAGGTGAACTGGGTGCCCAATGTAGTAAAGCTCATCGGCACCTATGCGCTTATTGCTTTAATTCCCATGAGTGTGCAGGGCGCGATGATCGGTATTGTGGCGGGTTACTTCTTCCTCAGCTTCCTGGTATTCCGCAAGCTGGGTAAAATGGTGCCCTTGCAGCTCAGCTATCATGCGCCCATCGTCAAGGGGTTGCTGAAGCTGGGCATCATCTATGCCGTTTCTTTCCTTATCATCAGCCTCAACTACAAAATAGATGTAATGCTGCTGCGGCAGTTCTCCACCGAATATGAAGTAGGGATCTATACCAAAGGGGTTTCTGTCGTGCAATACCTCTGGGAAATACCTACCCTCTTAAGCACCATCATCTTTGCCCGGAGCGCTACGGCGCAAGACCCGAAGGAGTTTTCCCACAAAGTGGCCATGCTCCTGCGCATTTGTGCCGTGGTGATCCTGGTGTTCTCGGTAGTCTTCTACTTCCTGTCGTCCTTTATCATGGTCACCCTGTATGGAGAATCGTTCTATCCCAGTTCCATTGTACAGAAACTGCTGTTGCCCGGCATCCTCCTGCTCACCGTATTCAAAGTGCTGAACATGGACCTGGCCGGCAAGGGAAAACCCTGGATCGCTATCAAGGCCATGATCCCTTCGCTGATATTGAATATCATTCTCAACTGTTTGCTCAATGCGCAATATGGGTCTAATGGCGCTGCCTTCGCCACCACTGTCAGTTATGCATTAAGCGCCGTGTTATTCCTGCATTTCTATTCCAAGGAAGTAGGCATACCGGTAAAAGAAATACTGGGTTATAAAAAAGAAGATATAGCCATCCTTACCGGGCAGTTCAATAAACTTATCAAACGGGCATCGTTATGA
- the murB gene encoding UDP-N-acetylmuramate dehydrogenase — protein MKTFTNFDLTNYNSYRVKATCAIAYFPESDNDLQVLYQDKKQEEKILLGSGHNVIMSKKHYEESFVIFSGNYDKVTVNGTTIEAQAGTTMLHLSELAWQHGLAGLEIFYDIPSSLGGAVVMNAGASGEEIKDLLVSVKYYDPAANEFHEISKADISFEYRNSFFQRNPHLIVLSAKLVLKPGEQAAIKQKMEDIKASRWQKQPKDFPNAGSVFKRPPGHFVGPIMEQLGLKGYAVGDAQISKKHGGFIVNTGNATGKDIIQLITDVQEKVKTAFNLHLEIEQRIL, from the coding sequence ATGAAAACCTTTACCAATTTCGACCTTACCAACTATAATTCCTACCGGGTAAAAGCTACCTGCGCCATTGCGTATTTCCCGGAAAGTGATAACGACCTCCAGGTATTGTACCAGGACAAAAAGCAGGAGGAAAAGATACTGCTGGGCAGTGGCCACAACGTCATTATGTCGAAAAAGCATTATGAGGAGTCCTTCGTCATCTTCTCCGGCAATTATGATAAGGTGACGGTGAATGGTACTACCATAGAAGCACAGGCCGGCACTACCATGCTGCACCTCAGTGAGCTGGCCTGGCAGCACGGACTGGCGGGACTGGAGATATTCTATGACATTCCCAGTTCACTGGGTGGCGCTGTAGTCATGAATGCAGGCGCCAGCGGCGAAGAGATCAAAGACCTGCTGGTATCTGTAAAATACTATGACCCTGCTGCCAACGAATTCCATGAGATCAGCAAAGCCGATATCAGCTTTGAATACCGCAATAGCTTCTTCCAGCGCAATCCCCACCTCATTGTGCTTAGCGCCAAACTGGTACTGAAACCCGGTGAGCAGGCCGCCATCAAACAAAAGATGGAAGACATTAAAGCCTCACGCTGGCAAAAGCAGCCCAAAGACTTCCCCAATGCAGGCAGTGTATTCAAGCGCCCTCCCGGCCACTTTGTAGGACCCATAATGGAACAACTGGGCCTGAAAGGCTATGCGGTAGGCGATGCGCAGATCTCTAAAAAACACGGCGGCTTTATCGTCAACACAGGCAATGCCACCGGTAAAGACATCATCCAGTTAATTACGGATGTACAGGAGAAGGTAAAAACGGCCTTTAACCTGCACCTGGAAATAGAACAAAGAATATTATAA